A part of Ascochyta rabiei chromosome 3, complete sequence genomic DNA contains:
- a CDS encoding Ubiquitinyl hydrolase 1 has protein sequence MSSFFGRLKSGAAPASPASGHPVAKKDPNAPEPTPLEKLLANAGPLRGDGSDKFFGFENFGSTCYCNSVVQCLYYSVPFREQVINFPARSAPESLERPQSLPRINTNLQNGPQSALSPPGRNSLSSPTAKTAGKPATTPGAPGQPPKPEDNKDSPEYKKKQALAAGPVLTMDYENSKTYGMSESLFTSLKDIFEAVIANRSRMGVVSPHKFLEILRRDNEMFRTPMHQDAHEFLNLLLNEVVENVETFSKSRITEVGETQQNGVVAPAMSNNNNNLNTGWVHELFEGTLTSETRCLTCENTSQRDEAFLDLSVDLEQHSSVTSCLRKFSEEEMLCERNKFHCDNCGGLQEAEKRMKIKRLPKILALHLKRFKYTEDLQRLQKLFHRVVYPYYLRLFNTTDDAEDPDRLYELYAVVVHIGGGPYHGHYVSIIKTQDRGWLLFDDEMVEPVDKAYVRNFFGGENVLACAYVLFYQETTEEAMMKEQEADAREAAAKQASELNPEAVAVSATTPKTNGAPNGLGHAHHLSTTQTPAIEEEDQFTSLNHAATAPTLNPNEHIHPVEHVSTNIPVLGTKKSNAGLGLFGKKNKGEEKERKAAEKELEAQAKQKRKEMEQQRRNNYKRQEDELQAALAASRESAVEEKKKRGTEDTPAPAAASAAAAGATKEANGVGSLTKASGLSRFRHSSMSIKGKPKFWGSKDKGDGNGDEASGNGEEPKGHGLGRKKSVFKF, from the exons ATGAGCTCCTTCTTTGGCCGTCTCAAGTCGGGCGCC GCCCCGGCCAGCCCAGCATCTGGCCACCCGGTTGCGAAGAAAGACCCCAATGCGCCAGAGCCCACGCCGCTGGAGAAGCTGCTGGCCAACGCCGGACCTCTGCGTGGCGACGGCAGCGACAAGTTCTTCGGCTTCGAGAAC TTTGGAAGCACATG CTACTGCAACTCGGTCGTGCAGTGTCTCTACTACTCGGTGCCTTTTCGAGAACAGGTCATCAACTTCCCCGCCCGCTCCGCCCCCGAGAGCCTTGAACGCCCGCAATCCCTCCCACGCATCAACACAAACCTCCAGAATGGCCCACAGTCAGCGCTGTCCCCGCCAGGGCGAAACTCGTTGTCGAGTCCGACTGCGAAGACAGCTGGGAAGCCAGCAACCACGCCAGGCGCCCCAGGACAACCCCCCAAGCCTGAAGACAACAAGGACTCGCCCGAGTACAAGAAGAAGCAGGCGTTGGCCGCAGGGCCAGTGCTGACTATGGACTACGAAAACTCCAAAACATATGGCATGTCTGAATCCCTATTCACCTCACTGAAGGACATCTTCGAGGCCGTCATCGCAAATAGGTCACGCATGGGCGTGGTCAGTCCACACAAATTCCTTGAAATCTTGCGACGAGACAACGAGATGTTTCGTACCCCAATGCACCAGGATGCACACGAGTTTCTTAACTTGTTGCTGAACGAAGTCGTGGAAAACGTGGAGACGTTCTCCAAGTCACGGATAACCGAGGTCGGCGAGACACAGCAGAATGGCGTAGTTGCGCCGGCAATGagtaacaacaacaacaacctgAACACCGGCTGGGTACACGAACTTTTCGAGGGTACGCTAACCTCTGAGACACGATGTCTGACATGCGAGAATACCTCACAACGAGATGAGGCGTTCCTGGATCTCTCCGTTGATCTCGAGCAGCACTCATCAGTAACCAGCTGTTTACGAAAGTTCTCAGAGGAAGAGATGCTGTGTGAGCGTAACAAGTTCCATTGTGACAACTGCGGAGGCTTGCAAGAAGCGGAAAAGCGGATGAAGATCAAACGGCTGCCGAAGATCTTAGCGTTGCACCTAAAGCGTTTCAAGTATACGGAAGATCTGCAACGGCTACAGAAGCTCTTCCACCGCGTCGTATACCCGTACTATCTTCGACTGTTCAACACCACAGACGATGCAGAAGACCCAGACAGACTATACGAGTTATACGCCGTCGTCGTCCACATTGGTGGCGGCCCTTATCATGGCCACTATGTCTCCATTATCAAGACCCAGGATCGTGGCTGGCTCCTCTTCGACGACGAGATGGTCGAGCCTGTCGACAAAGCCTATGTGCGCAACTTCTTTGGCGGCGAAAACGTACTTGCGTGTGCCTACGTTCTCTTTTATCAAGAGACTACCGAAGAAGCCATGATGAAAGAGCAAGAAGCCGACGCCCGTGAAGCTGCTGCGAAGCAAGCGTCAGAACTCAATCCCGAAGCCGTCGCCGTCAGCGCCACAACACCGAAGACGAATGGCGCACCAAACGGGCTTGGCCACGCACACCATCTTTCAACAACACAGACGCCAGCAATAGAGGAAGAAGACCAGTTCACAAGCCTCAACCACGCTGCTACTGCCCCAACCCTCAATCCCAATGAACACATCCACCCTGTCGAACACGTCAGCACTAACATCCCTGTTCTTGGTACAAAGAAAAGTAATGCTGGACTCGGCCTGTTTGGCAAGAAGAACAAAGGCGAAGAGAAAGAGCGAAAGGCGGCTGAGAAGGAGCTGGAGGCACAAGCCAAGCAAAAACGTAAAGAAATGGAACAACAACGGCgcaacaactacaagaggCAAGAAGATGAGCTGCAGGCAGCACTCGCAGCATCGAGAGAGTCCGCGGTGGAGGAAAAAAAGAAGCGGGGCACCGAGGAcacgcctgctcctgctgctgcctctgctgctgctgcgggtGCAACCAAGGAAGCGAACGGTGTCGGCAGTCTCACCAAGGCATCTGGGTTGAGCAGATTTAGACACAGTTCCATGAGTATCAAGGGCAAGCCAAAGTTCTGGGGCAGCAAGGACAAAGGGGATGGGAATGGCGATGAGGCGAGCGGGAATGGAGAAGAACCCAAGGGACACGGCCTGGGTAGAAAGAAGAGCGTTTTCAAGTTCTAA